The proteins below are encoded in one region of bacterium:
- a CDS encoding inorganic phosphate transporter, which yields MNTHFVLLASVLALGLVFEFVNGFHDAANAIATAVATRVLRPAQAVVMAGVLNFAGAVTGTAVATTVGKGLVDPHVVTQTTIAAGLVAGIGWDFFTWYLGMPTSSSHALLFGVLGAGVATGGFKAVLVSGVVKVGIGIGYSPLIALLAAGAIIVGLYWLFYRNPPARVTRVFGRLQLLSSMYMAFSHGGNDGQKTMGIMALALFAYGALGPAFYVPVWVMVVCACAMGAGTAAGGWRIVKTMGFRLTKLHPIDGFAAETAAATTIEIATRLGIPISTTHAINGAILGVGASKGMRWVRWSVARNIVTAWVLTLPACFGLGWGLMRLAAMLGL from the coding sequence GTGAACACACATTTCGTGCTGCTGGCGTCGGTGCTCGCGCTCGGTCTCGTCTTCGAGTTCGTGAACGGCTTCCACGACGCCGCGAACGCGATTGCGACCGCGGTGGCCACGCGGGTTCTGCGGCCCGCCCAGGCGGTCGTCATGGCGGGTGTCCTCAATTTCGCCGGCGCCGTGACCGGCACGGCCGTGGCGACGACCGTCGGCAAGGGCCTCGTCGACCCGCACGTCGTCACCCAGACCACGATCGCGGCCGGGTTGGTCGCCGGCATCGGCTGGGACTTCTTCACCTGGTACCTCGGCATGCCGACGAGCTCGAGCCACGCGCTGCTGTTCGGCGTCCTCGGCGCCGGCGTGGCCACCGGCGGCTTCAAAGCGGTCCTGGTGTCCGGCGTCGTGAAGGTGGGCATCGGGATCGGCTACTCGCCCCTCATCGCGCTGCTCGCCGCCGGCGCCATCATCGTCGGATTGTACTGGCTGTTCTATCGCAACCCGCCGGCGCGCGTCACGCGGGTATTCGGCCGGCTGCAGCTCTTGTCGTCGATGTACATGGCGTTCAGCCACGGCGGCAACGACGGGCAGAAGACGATGGGGATCATGGCGCTCGCGCTCTTCGCGTACGGCGCGCTCGGCCCCGCGTTCTACGTTCCGGTGTGGGTGATGGTGGTCTGCGCGTGCGCCATGGGCGCGGGCACGGCGGCCGGCGGCTGGCGCATCGTCAAGACGATGGGATTCCGGCTCACCAAGCTGCATCCCATCGACGGGTTCGCCGCCGAGACGGCGGCGGCGACCACGATCGAAATCGCCACGCGGCTCGGCATCCCGATCAGCACGACGCACGCGATCAACGGGGCGATCCTGGGCGTCGGGGCGTCCAAAGGCATGCGCTGGGTGCGGTGGAGCGTGGCCAGAAACATCGTGACCGCATGGGTGCTGACGCTGCCCGCGTGCTTCGGGCTCGGGTGGGGCTTGATGCGGCTGGCGGCGATGCTCGGGTTGTGA